Below is a window of Thermodesulfobacteriota bacterium DNA.
CGGGTAGATGGGCACCGGCTCGCCATGGGCGAGCACCGCCAGAGCATCGTCCAGCCCCTGGGGGATGCCGAGCTCGGCGGCCACCAGATTCACCGTGCCCGTGGGCAGGAGGCCCAGACAGCGCTCCGAGCCCACCGCCGTTGCCACCTCGCGAAACGTCCCGTCCCCCCCGCAGGCCACCACGCGCCCCTCCGGGTCCACCCCCTCGGCCAGCGCCCGGCGCGCCAGCTCCGTCGCGTGCCCCGGGCCCTGCGTAGCCCACACGCGAGCCCCCGGGAACCGGACCCGAAGCGTCTGCGCCAGGTCCGCCGGCGCTCCCCGGGCGGCGGGGTTCACGAGGACGACGTCTCGATCGGTGCGGTTCATCCGGGGTTCTCCCGAGAGGCGCCGTGCGGCGCCGGGCGCGTTCGGCCCTTGAGGGCATCCAAACCGCAAAGACGCAGAGGCCGCGGAGAAATGCGGGGTTGGTTGGGGTCCGAACCAGCCTTCGCACACCAGCGCGAGCGCTTTGGCGTGCAGGCTGCTTGGTACTTCCGCTCACAGCGCCTGCATTTCCCACAGAACTTCAACTGGGAACCGGGAACATGGAACCGGGAACACCCCGAAGGGGCTGTGTCGCGGCAGGAAGGCCTCGGGGCGGAGGCGACCCATGAGGAAGAAACCCGATCCCGCCGCGGACGATCCCGGCCGGAGTACGACCTGAATCGACTCAAGGTCGTTTCCCGCGGGCCATTTGCCGACAGCCGCCCGCTACCCGTCGGCCGAGCGCAGCACCTCCTGGCAGTAGGCGTTGAGGCTCTGGCCGCGCTGGAGCGCGCGGATGGCGAGCTTCTTGTGGACCTCGGGGGGAACGCGCAGGACGAACCGGCCCGAGTACTTCTTGCCGGCGGTCGCTGGGGGCAGGGGCTTTCCATCTCGTCGGTAGAGCTCCACCGCCTCCTCGGCGACCCGGCAAAGCTCGGCATACACGCCGGCCTCGTCGTTCCCGTGGACCCCGCCGTACAGCAGCTCCGGGCACGTGCCCACGTAGCAGCCGTCCTCCTCGGACCATTCCACGATCTTCAGGTAGCGGTCGCTCTTCTTTCTCATGAACGCACCTCCTCGATCGCCTTCGCCACGTGTCGCTCTTCTCCGCACACCTTGCGGCGCCCGGCGGATCGTACAGGCGCATCCGCGCTCACCCTGCACGCGACAACTTGTCGAACTGACAACGTCCCTCGCGTGCTCCCAACGTCCCTCGCGTGCTCCCCGCCCCGACGCCGGTGCGGCACGGGCGTCAAGTCAACTGGGCGAGAGCGTACGGGGGACCGCTTGACATGCGTACGACTTCCCGCTAGTTTCCAGGCAATCCCACGTCATCGGAGCGGGAGGTCATCCATGACGGTCACGGCATCGCGGCTTCGGGAAAATATCTACCGCCTCCTGGACCAGGTTCTGGAGACGGGCGTGCCCCTCGAGGTCGAGCGCAAGGGCAAGGTGCTGCGGATCGTCCCCGGCGAGCCCGGGGGAAAGCTGGCAAACCTGGTGCGCCGGAACGACTTCCTGCGGTGCGATCCCGAGGAGCTCGTGCACGTGGACTGGTCCGGGGAGTGGAACCCTTGATCTACCTGGATACCCACGCTGCGGCGTGGCTCTATGCAGGCCTGCTGGATTCCTTTGGGCCGAAGGCAAGGGCCCTCCTCGAGAGCGAAGACCTCCTGGTGTCTCCCATGGTGGAGCTGGAGCTCCAGTACCTTTACGAGATCGGCAAGATCGCCGAGGACGGACGAACGGTTGTGGACGGATTGTCGGCCAAGCTGGGGCTGCGGGTGTGCGGCCAGCCCTTTGCGCAGGTTGTGTCCCGAGCCCTGGACCAGGTCTGGACCCGAGATCCCTTCGACCGCCTCATCGTCGCCCAGGCTTCGCTGACGGACGCAGTGCTGCTGACCAAGGATCGGACGATCCGCCAGCATTACCCGCGAGCTTTCTGGGCAGCCGGGAGCTCTCGCGTCGCGTAGTTTCGGTACCTTCTCTTACCCGCTGCTCTCACTGCGCCTTTCCCAGGGTGACCCGTACGAACTTCGAGTGCCCCCGGCATACCTGACTGCGCATGCCCCTCCCTCACTTCCCCGCAGGGGCGATCACCCTCAGGGGTTGGCTCCCCGACGAGAGCCGGGACCTTCACCAGAATCCACCAAATTTCTTGGGCGGGGTCCGGGAGTCCTGGAGTGCAGCCCCGTACCGCCTCGACCGAACCGCGGCAGCGAGGCCGAAAGCGGTGAGGTTCGGCGCGCCGGCCGCCTCCGCCTCCGTCACCGTTTCGTCGATCAGTGCGTGGGAAGTGGCCTTGCTGGTCAAGAAGGGCCGGCTCGTTCTCTCCATGGA
It encodes the following:
- a CDS encoding type II toxin-antitoxin system VapC family toxin produces the protein MPLPHFPAGAITLRGWLPDESRDLHQNPPNFLGGVRESWSAAPYRLDRTAAARPKAVRFGAPAASASVTVSSISAWEVALLVKKGRLVLSMDVQEWVRKAESLPYVHFHPVDNAIALRSVNLPGLLHEDPADRIIVATALHLDAAVVTRDEKIRNYPAVRTIW
- a CDS encoding toxin-antitoxin system HicB family antitoxin, which encodes MRKKSDRYLKIVEWSEEDGCYVGTCPELLYGGVHGNDEAGVYAELCRVAEEAVELYRRDGKPLPPATAGKKYSGRFVLRVPPEVHKKLAIRALQRGQSLNAYCQEVLRSADG
- a CDS encoding PIN domain-containing protein, yielding MEPLIYLDTHAAAWLYAGLLDSFGPKARALLESEDLLVSPMVELELQYLYEIGKIAEDGRTVVDGLSAKLGLRVCGQPFAQVVSRALDQVWTRDPFDRLIVAQASLTDAVLLTKDRTIRQHYPRAFWAAGSSRVA
- a CDS encoding type II toxin-antitoxin system Phd/YefM family antitoxin codes for the protein MTVTASRLRENIYRLLDQVLETGVPLEVERKGKVLRIVPGEPGGKLANLVRRNDFLRCDPEELVHVDWSGEWNP